AGACGAGATAGATGATATGCGACTTGATTTTATATGCCcttcctatcttttatttccaagTCAAACTCTTAGAGAAACAACACCCATCGCATCAGACATAACTTGGATTCCTTCTTACTCAACAAGTATTTCAACATTGAGTGATCAGTGTGTACAATAACCTTGCTTCCCACCAGGTATGATCTAAACTTGTCAAAAGCAAAGACCACAGCAAAAATCTCCTTCTCAATAGTGGCATAAttgacttgagcatcattcaatgTCCTGCTTGCATAGTGGATGGGCCAGGAGCACTCACAAGCTTTTTCTTTATCAATTCGAATGCTCTTAAGCACCCCACATTGAAAATAAACTTGGCATCCTTCGCTAGAAATTGTGTCAACGGCTTGGTAATGctggaattttttttatatacctCCTATAGAACCCAGCATGTCCCAAGATGCTTCTTATGCTCTTCACCGAAGTCGGGGGAGGGAGCCTAGCAATAACATCCACCTTAGCTTTGTCAACCTCAATTCCATGCGTAGTTACCTTGTGGCCCGGGATAATTTACTCCTTtaccatgaagtgacacttctcccagttAAGAACCAAGTGAGTGGCTTCACAACGTTCAAGCACGAGCTTCAAATTCATCAAATAATCCTCAAAGTCATAACCAAAAAGGGTGAAATCATCCACGAACACCTCTAGACACTTCCCGTTTAAATCAGAGAATATAGACATCATGCACCTATGAAAAGTGGCAGGTGCATTACCTCCTCCAGATATTTGTTCAGCATCTAGCAATTTGATGATCTACTTGTGCACTACCTCCTTCGGATTTCTGTTCAGCTTGCGTTGAGGCTACACCACCGGCTTGCTATTTTCTTCTAACAGAATTTTGTGCATGCATATGGCTGGACTGATTCCTTGAATATCAGCTATGCTCCAACCAATGGCCTTCTTGTGCTTTGACAGCAGCTCCACCAGTTTTTGCTCATGTGTACCTATcaaatcagcagaaataatcacaGGACAATTGTTAGTTTCGAGAAAAGCATATCTCAAGTGAGTGGGGAGGACTTTCAATTTCACATTGGGCTTAGAAGCCTCCTCTTTTAGTTCCTCCTCATCAACCACTTGATCCTAAGTTTCAAGAGCTTCAGcctctttctttatttctgaatCTTCATCATCCACTGTGCTAGATTGAGTAATACACCTCTTTAGAGTATCCCCCATAAGCTTGTCAAACTTGTACTTCTCATCCAACTCCCCAATGACATCTAGCTTGAAACACGAGTAGGAAGACACCTCATTACTTGGGTATTTCATCATTCTCTTCATTTGTAACACCACTTTCTCAGTACCCACTCTAAGCATAAGCTGCCCCTCATAAATATCAAGGATGGCTCTACCTGTACACAAAAATGGCCACCCTAGAATTAAAGGCACCTCCTTGTTCACTTCCATATCCACCACAATAAAGTATACGGGGAACACAAACTTT
The sequence above is drawn from the Nicotiana tabacum cultivar K326 chromosome 13, ASM71507v2, whole genome shotgun sequence genome and encodes:
- the LOC142168100 gene encoding uncharacterized protein LOC142168100, giving the protein MSIFSDLNGKCLEVFVDDFTLFGYDFEDYLMNLKLVLERCEATHLVLNWEKCHFMHYQAVDTISSEGCQVYFQCGVLKSIRIDKEKACECSWPIHYASRTLNDAQVNYATIEKEIFAVVFAFDKFRSYLVGSKVIVHTDHSMLKYLLSKKESKLCLMRWVLFL